The genomic region TGGCTCAGCCGAGACGATCGGAAAAGGCCGCCAGCACCTGCTCGTAGAGCGCGCGCTTGAACGGCACGATCATGTCGGGCAGTTCGGCCGGCGCGGCCCAGCGCCACGCGCGGAACTCTGGATGCGCGGTGCGGATGTCGATGTCGTCGTCCGTGCCGGTGAAGCGGAACAGGAACCAGCGCTGGCGCTGGCCGCGATACCGGCCCTTCCATACCTTGCCGATCAGCTCGGGCGGCAGGTCGTAGGTCAGCTCCTCCGGCGCCTCGGCGATGAGGTCGAGATGGCGCGGCGCGACGCCCGTCTCCTCGCCCAGCTCGCGGATCGCGGCGGCGCGCGCGTCCTCGCCCGGATCGATCCCGCCCTGCGGCATCTGCCACGCCTCCAGCGTGGTATCGATGCGCTGGCCGACGAACACCAGCCCGTCGCGGTTCATCATCATCGCGCCCGCGCAGGGGCGGTAGGGGAGGTCGCTCGTCATGGTGGGGGCAGCGCTATCCGATGCCGGCCGGGGCCGCCAGTCCCCAAACCGTCGCCGGGTGGCGGCGCGCCTATTTCGCGCCCGCCTCCGCGATCGCCTCCTTCACCGCCGCGAGATAGCCGGCGGCGTCCTTGGCCGCGGAGGGGATCGCCTGGCGCAGGTTGACGAAGCCGTGGATGTTGCCCTTCGCCTCGCGGAACGTCACCGGCACGCCGGCCAGCGCCAGCGCTGCGGCATAGGCGCGGCCCTGGTCGCGGATCGGATCGAGGCTGGCGGTGACGATCACCGCCGGCGGCATGCCGGCAAGGTCGCCGGCCAGCGGCGAGCCGCGCACATGCGCCACGTCCGCCGCATAATGGTCGGCGAACCAGATCATCCCGTCGCGGGTGAGCAGGAACCCTTCCGCGAATTGCTCGAACGAGGGATATTCCGTCGCCATGTCGGCCGCCGGATAGATCGGCGCCTGCACGATCACCGGCACCTTCGCCGGCGCGTCGCGCAGCGCCATCGCCGTCACGATCGTCAGGTTGCCCCCGGCGCTGTCGCCGGAGAGGACGAGGCCGGTCACGCCGCGCCCCAGCTCGCCGGGATTGCCCGCGACCCAGCGCGCGGCCGCCTCGCAATCGTCCGGCGCGGCGGGCCACGGCGCTTCCGGCGCGAGCCGATAGTCGATCGAGACCACTGGCAGGTCGAGCTGGCGCGCCATCTCGGCGGTGAAGCTGGCGTGGGTGTCGATATCGCCGATCACGAAGCCGCCGCCGTGATAGAACACCACCACCGGCCCCGGATCGCGGGTCGCGCGCGCGTCGAACAGCCGTGCCGGAATCGCGCCCGCCGGGCCGGGAATGGCGAAGTCCTTGATGACGGCCAGCTCGCCCACCGGCGGATCGGCAATGTCCTTCATCGCGGTATAGACGGCGCGGGCGTCGGCCGGCGGCTGCTCGTGCATCTTCGGGCCGGGCACGTTGTTGAGATAATCGAGAAAGGCGCGCACGTCGGGGCGGACATAGGGCGCGGCGTCGGCGGCGGGGCGGTCGATCAGCGTGTCGGTCATCGCGTCGTCTCTCCTCACGGGTTCGCTTTTGCTACCGATCCTGCCGCATAACGCCGGCCGCGTCCATCGCCCGCGAAAGCGCGGCTTGTCATGCGGCCATATCATTCTACGTTGGAACGTGGAGAGACGAGGGCGTAAGGCCCCCAAGACAACCGAAGTGCCACAGGAAATTGCCGCATGGCGACCGCCGCCCATCAAGTGACCCCCGAGGAAGCATCCGCCCACCCGCCCGCCGAATCCGTCGTCGTCCGCTTCGCGGGCGATTCGGGCGACGGGATGCAGCTTACCGGAGGGCAGTTCACGCTCTCGACCGCGCTCGCCGGCAACGATCTCGCCACCTTCCCCGATTTCCCGGCCGAGATCCGCGCGCCGCAGGGCACCTTGTTCGGCGTCTCGGCGTTCCAGATCAACTTCGGCTCCACCGAGATCGACACCGCCGGCGATGAGCCGGACGTGCTGGTGGCGATGAACCCGGCGGCGCTCAAGACCAATCTCGCCTCGCTCAAGCGCGGCGGCCTCATCATCGCCGACGAGGGCGAGTTCAACGACCGCAACCTCGCCAAGGCCAGGTACGACGCCAACCCGCTGGAGGACGGCAGCCTCGCGCAATGGCAGTTGATGAAGCTCAACATCTCCCAGCTCACGCTCGACGCGGTGAAGCCGTTCGGGCTGGGCAACAAGGAGGCGCTGCGCTGCAAGAACATGTGGACGCTGGGGCTGGCGCTCTGGATGTTCGACCGCGACCGCGCGCCGCTGGTCGACTGGCTCAAGGCCAAGTTCGCCAAGGCGCCGACGCTGGCGGAGGCCAATATCGCCGCGCTCAACGCCGGCCATGCCTATGGCGAGACGGCGGAACTCGCCGGGCCGATGAAGCAGCATCATGTGCCCGCCGCCCCCGCCGAGCCGGGGCTGTATCGCACGATCACCGGGGCTGAATCGATCAGCCTCGGCCTCGTCGCGGGCGCGCAGCTTGCCGAATTGCCGATGTTCTTCGGCGGCTATCCGATCACGCCCGCCTCGGCGATCCTGCATCACCTGTCACGGCTGAAGGAGTTCGGCGTCACCACCTTCCAGGCGGAGGACGAGATCGCCGCGGTCGCCAGCGCGATCGGCGCGTCCTATGCCGGCCAGCTCGGCGTGACCTCCTCGTCGGGTCCGGGCGTGGCGCTCAAGACCGAGGCGATCGGCCTCGCGATCATGACCGAGCTGCCGCTCGTCATCGTCAATTCGCAGCGCGGCGGCCCCTCGACCGGGCTGCCGACCAAGACCGAGCAGTCCGATCTCTATCAGGCGGTCTATGGCCGCAACGGCGACGCGCCGATGCCGGTGATCGCGGCGCGCTCGGCCGCCGACTGCTTCGAGGTGGCGATCGAGGCGTGCCGCATCGCGACGCAATATATGACGCCGGTGATGCTGCTGACCGACGGCTATATCGCCAACGCCGCCGAGCCGTGGAAGGTGCCCGACACCAGCGCGCTCGAGCCTTTCCCGGTGACGTTCCTGAACGAAGCGCCGGCCGGGGGCTTCCTGCCCTACGCACGCGACGAAAAGGGCGCGCGGCCGTGGGTGAAGCCCGGCACGCCCGGCCTGCTCCACCGCATCGGCGGGATCGAGAAGGCCGCCGGCACCGGCAACATCGATTATTCGCCGTCGAACCACCAGTTGATGACCGATACGCGCCGCGACAAGGTGGCGGGGATCAAGGTGCCTGACCAGCAGGTCGAGGTCGGCGAGACTTCCGGCAAGCTCGCCGTGGTCGGCTGGGGCAGCACCTTCGGCCCGATCCATCAGGCGGTGCGCCGCGCGCGTCGCAAGGGGCTGGACGTCGCGCATATCCACCTGCGGCATATATGGCCGATGCCGGCGAACCTCGGCGCGCTGCTCAAGGGCTATGAGCGCATCCTCGTGCCCGAGATGAACACCGGCCAGCTCAAGACCGTGCTGCGCGACCAGTTCCTTGTCGATGCGAAGCCGCTCAACAAGGTGTCCGGCCAGCCCTTCCGCATCGCCGAGATCGAGGCGGCGATCGAGCAGGCGCTGGGCTGAGCGGGGAGACGAGACAATGAACGAGATGACCACCATCGCCAAATCCTCCCCCAAGGACTGGGAGACGGATCAGGAAGTCCGCTGGTGCCCCGGCTGCGGCGACTATGCGATCCTCAAGGCGGTGCAGCGCACCCTGCCGGAGCTTGGCGCGCGGCCGGAGAACACCGTGTTCGTCAGCGGCATCGGCTGCTCCTCGCGCTTCCCTTATTATATGGAAACCTACGGCTTCCACACGATCCACGGCCGCGCGCCGGCGATCGCGACGGGGGTGAAGCTCGCCAATCCGGGCCTCGATGTGTGGATCATCACCGGCGACGGCGACGCGCTGTCGATCGGCGGCAACCACACGATGCACCTGATCCGGCGGAACCTCGATTGCCAGATCCTGCTGTTCAACAACGAGATCTACGGCCTCACCAAGGGGCAATATTCGCCGACCAGCCGGGTCGGCACGCAATCGCCCTCCACGCCGTTCGGCTCGGTCGACCGGCCGGCCAATCCCTGCGCCTTCGCGCTGGGCGCGGGCGCGCGCTTCGTCGGGCGCGGGATCGACGTGCACAAGAACCTGCCGACGGTGCTCAAGGCGGCCTATGCGCACAAGGGCACCGGCTTCGTCGAGATCTTCCAGAACTGCATCGTCTATAACGACGACGTGTTCGCGCCGTTCACCGCCAAGCCCAACGCGGCGGCGAACCAGCTCTGGGTAGAGCATGGCAAGCCCCTGCTGTTCGAGAACGGCGCGAAGGGGCTGGCGATGGACCCCGACCGGCTGGTGCTCAAGGTGGTCGATGTCGCGGACGGCGACTGGCAGGCGGCGGGCGTGATCGTCCACGACCAGACCAATCGCGGCCTGGCGCATATGCTGGTCGAGATGCCGACGGGGGCTTTCCCCGTCGCGCTTGGCGTGATCTTCGACGATCCCGCGCCGACCTTCGAAAGCGCGGTCGTCGCGCAGAACGAGCGGGCCAGCGAGGGCAAGAGCGCCAATCTCCAGAAGCTGCTCTCCAAGGGCCAGACCTGGATGGTCGAGAAGGAGCCGAGGGCCGAATGATGCTGGGCATGATTATCGCGGTGGCGCTTCAGGCCGCCGCTCCGGCCGCGCCGGCCGGCGCACAGGCGACGCCCGAGCAGCGCACGCGCCTCGCGCTCGCCGCGCGCGGCATGTCGCAGGCGGGCATCGACGCGATGATCGCGGCGGAGAAGAAGCACACGGCGACGCTCCGCGGCATCGCCGAGCGCGGCCAGGCGGCGGAGCAGAACCTGCGCGCCGCGCTAGCGAAGCGCCCGGTCGATGTGGAGGCATTCGTCGCCGCCAACACCGCGCGCGGCGAGGCGTCGTCGGCGCTTCAGCGCGAGGCGGTGATGGTGGCGAACGAGCAGATGCGCGCGCTGTCGCCGGCCGATCGCGTCGTGCTGTCGCAGATCGCGGCGTCGCCTTCGCAGCCGCCGCGCCAGCCCGCGAAGCCGCAGCCGAAACGGTGATCCGCTTCGCCGTTCCCGCCTATGCGGGAATGACGAAGATGGTTCTGACCGGAGGGCGAGCGAGCTCGATTCGGCGCAACATGCTCCGACGCGTTCGTTCACGCGCGCGCTTTCGCCCTTCCGCTCGCGCCGTCGGCCGTGCAAAGCCGCGCGGGTGAATCGACCGGGAGTTAACGAAGCGCGGCGCGCGGGCGGCCGTCTGGCGCATGTCGCCGCGCCATTGTTCCACCGCATCCTCGACCGGATCGACGCGGGGCTGGCCATCGGCGCGATCGAGACGACGCTGCCGGATGGCACGCGCCGCCTGCTCGGCGGGCGGGTCGACGGGCCGCTGGCGATCGTCGCGATCCGTCGCTGGCGCGCGCTGCGGCGGCTGGTGCTCGCCGGCTCGATCGGCTGGTACGAGGGCTGGGCGGCGGGCGACTGGTCCAGCCCCGATCCGGTGCCGCTGTTCGACCTGTTCATGCGCAATCGCGTCACGCTGGGCGAAGTGGCGCGGGCCAAGAGCGGCGCGCGGCTCGCCGGGCGGCTGCTCCACGCGCTGCGCCGCAACGACCGCGCGGGAGCGAAGCGCAACATCGCCGCGCATTACGACCTCGGCAACGACTTCTACGCCGAATGGCTCGATCCGACGCTGACCTATTCGAGCGCGATCTTCGCCCCCGGCGACACGCTGGAACAGGCGCAGCGCCGCAAGCTCGCCGCGATCCTGTCGCGCACCGGCGCGGGGGCGGGCGACACATTGCTGGAGATCGGCTGCGGCTGGGGCAGCTTCGCGCTGGCGGC from Sphingomonas sp. CL5.1 harbors:
- a CDS encoding RNA pyrophosphohydrolase, whose translation is MTSDLPYRPCAGAMMMNRDGLVFVGQRIDTTLEAWQMPQGGIDPGEDARAAAIRELGEETGVAPRHLDLIAEAPEELTYDLPPELIGKVWKGRYRGQRQRWFLFRFTGTDDDIDIRTAHPEFRAWRWAAPAELPDMIVPFKRALYEQVLAAFSDRLG
- a CDS encoding alpha/beta hydrolase, which translates into the protein MTDTLIDRPAADAAPYVRPDVRAFLDYLNNVPGPKMHEQPPADARAVYTAMKDIADPPVGELAVIKDFAIPGPAGAIPARLFDARATRDPGPVVVFYHGGGFVIGDIDTHASFTAEMARQLDLPVVSIDYRLAPEAPWPAAPDDCEAAARWVAGNPGELGRGVTGLVLSGDSAGGNLTIVTAMALRDAPAKVPVIVQAPIYPAADMATEYPSFEQFAEGFLLTRDGMIWFADHYAADVAHVRGSPLAGDLAGMPPAVIVTASLDPIRDQGRAYAAALALAGVPVTFREAKGNIHGFVNLRQAIPSAAKDAAGYLAAVKEAIAEAGAK
- a CDS encoding 2-oxoacid:acceptor oxidoreductase subunit alpha — its product is MATAAHQVTPEEASAHPPAESVVVRFAGDSGDGMQLTGGQFTLSTALAGNDLATFPDFPAEIRAPQGTLFGVSAFQINFGSTEIDTAGDEPDVLVAMNPAALKTNLASLKRGGLIIADEGEFNDRNLAKARYDANPLEDGSLAQWQLMKLNISQLTLDAVKPFGLGNKEALRCKNMWTLGLALWMFDRDRAPLVDWLKAKFAKAPTLAEANIAALNAGHAYGETAELAGPMKQHHVPAAPAEPGLYRTITGAESISLGLVAGAQLAELPMFFGGYPITPASAILHHLSRLKEFGVTTFQAEDEIAAVASAIGASYAGQLGVTSSSGPGVALKTEAIGLAIMTELPLVIVNSQRGGPSTGLPTKTEQSDLYQAVYGRNGDAPMPVIAARSAADCFEVAIEACRIATQYMTPVMLLTDGYIANAAEPWKVPDTSALEPFPVTFLNEAPAGGFLPYARDEKGARPWVKPGTPGLLHRIGGIEKAAGTGNIDYSPSNHQLMTDTRRDKVAGIKVPDQQVEVGETSGKLAVVGWGSTFGPIHQAVRRARRKGLDVAHIHLRHIWPMPANLGALLKGYERILVPEMNTGQLKTVLRDQFLVDAKPLNKVSGQPFRIAEIEAAIEQALG
- a CDS encoding 2-oxoacid:ferredoxin oxidoreductase subunit beta, with product MNEMTTIAKSSPKDWETDQEVRWCPGCGDYAILKAVQRTLPELGARPENTVFVSGIGCSSRFPYYMETYGFHTIHGRAPAIATGVKLANPGLDVWIITGDGDALSIGGNHTMHLIRRNLDCQILLFNNEIYGLTKGQYSPTSRVGTQSPSTPFGSVDRPANPCAFALGAGARFVGRGIDVHKNLPTVLKAAYAHKGTGFVEIFQNCIVYNDDVFAPFTAKPNAAANQLWVEHGKPLLFENGAKGLAMDPDRLVLKVVDVADGDWQAAGVIVHDQTNRGLAHMLVEMPTGAFPVALGVIFDDPAPTFESAVVAQNERASEGKSANLQKLLSKGQTWMVEKEPRAE
- a CDS encoding periplasmic heavy metal sensor, translated to MMLGMIIAVALQAAAPAAPAGAQATPEQRTRLALAARGMSQAGIDAMIAAEKKHTATLRGIAERGQAAEQNLRAALAKRPVDVEAFVAANTARGEASSALQREAVMVANEQMRALSPADRVVLSQIAASPSQPPRQPAKPQPKR